One genomic segment of Candidatus Schekmanbacteria bacterium includes these proteins:
- a CDS encoding PIG-L family deacetylase, which produces MFNKKDNLYWTLIILLVIVFSVSNITLKIAKAVSQPENPHRRRILVIAPHPDDEILSCAKVISEALNNGEKIKVLLMTNGDIPQFPTSKNPYKGFITNTGVHDVNENGYIDNVDYCYQRQEETIKADIKLGLDAKDIIFLGYPGGNLWRLYNFGYNGISFDIGHPFDTAFALNPGTGFVSPYKNAYHSLTNSNNPTVHSRSYIINDLKDIFRNFKPTDIYAPIEFDDNSNHKSTTIFIRVALQELKDSKEEFAFNVRLHRYLIHFSGNNISYPDPNNPKLGLRNDKNCEAVKWEDTKIGMAPNGSIQLDSDFKKLKHEIIDYYSTQYPRKKILQPPCNRNTEVLWMHQYVKDREEWWDLPLEIDTDFPIFEKLSLKDKTLFFLKKLFH; this is translated from the coding sequence ATGTTTAATAAAAAGGACAACTTATATTGGACACTAATTATACTTTTAGTAATAGTTTTCTCTGTTAGTAATATCACTTTAAAAATTGCAAAAGCAGTTAGCCAGCCAGAAAACCCGCATCGAAGAAGAATACTTGTAATAGCCCCACATCCGGATGATGAAATTCTAAGCTGTGCAAAAGTAATATCAGAAGCATTAAACAATGGTGAAAAAATTAAGGTCTTGCTGATGACAAATGGAGATATTCCTCAATTTCCAACATCTAAGAACCCTTATAAAGGATTCATCACGAACACAGGAGTGCATGATGTAAATGAAAACGGCTATATCGATAATGTAGATTATTGCTACCAAAGACAGGAGGAAACAATTAAAGCAGACATAAAATTAGGATTGGATGCAAAGGATATTATATTTTTAGGCTATCCCGGAGGAAATTTATGGAGGCTTTATAACTTTGGATACAATGGTATATCCTTTGATATTGGACATCCTTTTGATACAGCTTTTGCATTAAATCCCGGGACCGGATTCGTATCACCATATAAAAACGCATACCATTCATTAACCAATAGTAACAACCCCACAGTTCATTCAAGAAGTTATATTATCAATGACTTGAAAGATATTTTCAGAAACTTTAAGCCAACAGATATATATGCCCCGATAGAATTTGATGATAATTCTAATCATAAAAGCACAACGATTTTCATAAGGGTAGCTTTGCAGGAGTTAAAAGATTCAAAAGAAGAATTTGCCTTTAATGTAAGGCTTCACAGATATTTGATTCACTTTAGTGGCAATAATATCAGTTATCCTGATCCAAACAATCCAAAACTAGGGTTGAGAAATGATAAGAATTGTGAAGCCGTCAAATGGGAGGATACAAAGATAGGTATGGCCCCTAATGGTTCAATTCAATTAGATTCAGATTTCAAAAAACTAAAACATGAAATAATTGATTATTATTCCACTCAATATCCAAGAAAAAAGATATTGCAGCCGCCATGCAATAGGAATACAGAGGTTCTTTGGATGCACCAATACGTTAAAGACAGAGAGGAATGGTGGGATCTGCCATTAGAAATCGATACAGACTTCCCTATTTTTGAAAAACTCTCCTTAAAAGACAAAACATTATTTTTTCTTAAAAAGCTCTTTCACTAA
- a CDS encoding radical SAM protein — MSKLAQSTREGLLSLEKGTLSLNPEGKIRAVIIYPNVYRVALSNLGFQSVYGMLNEIYNISCERAFLPEPDEEARFLRTNSRLCSFESSTPLSEFDIIIFSVSFENDYLNVLKILSLSGIPLLSSERDDNAPLIIAGGIALSSNPEPISMFIDLFLLGEAEPIISSAKEKLNGASGGESKEAILSALSDVEGAYLPQLTARNENREVKISRLTDMEISSTYSRIVTPESEFSSMHLVEVSRGCPARCRFCLLGNFGGKLRFKSAKKLLSHIDNGLSSTSKVGLITSSMAEHKEFSTIASEILKRRIEVSFSSIRFADLKEEFVDFLIKCGQKTVTLAPECGTDRMRQIAGKELDEDEMIEKICMLGKRGIKNIKLYFLVGLPGETEEDVSAIVSLVKKIRHNGAKHSISLNLSVSASSFVPKPFTPFQWAPMDDVKSLKEKLGFLTRSFGKLDGVGFSCDLPKFARIQGILSRADRRAGQLLIDVLKHGGDWNRALRESEVNPDYYVMRERDEDEKFPWDFINAGVSRRALYMKYKSVKKDFSATSDIR, encoded by the coding sequence ATGAGTAAACTTGCGCAAAGTACAAGGGAAGGTCTTCTCTCCCTTGAGAAGGGGACTTTATCTCTAAACCCCGAAGGGAAGATCCGGGCGGTCATTATCTACCCCAATGTTTACAGGGTCGCCTTGTCAAACTTAGGCTTCCAGTCTGTCTATGGGATGCTGAATGAAATCTATAATATATCCTGCGAAAGGGCATTTTTGCCTGAGCCGGACGAAGAGGCAAGATTTCTAAGAACCAATAGCCGGCTATGTTCTTTTGAAAGTTCCACACCACTTTCCGAATTTGACATCATTATCTTTTCAGTTTCCTTTGAGAATGATTATTTAAATGTGCTTAAAATTTTAAGCCTTTCCGGTATTCCGCTCCTTTCATCGGAAAGAGATGACAATGCCCCGCTCATCATTGCAGGGGGGATTGCACTGTCATCTAATCCTGAACCGATTTCCATGTTCATAGATCTTTTTCTGCTTGGTGAAGCTGAGCCCATAATCAGTTCAGCCAAAGAAAAACTAAATGGCGCTTCAGGGGGAGAAAGCAAGGAAGCAATACTTTCAGCGCTTTCCGATGTTGAAGGAGCATATTTGCCGCAGCTTACAGCTCGCAATGAAAACAGAGAAGTTAAAATCTCAAGGCTTACCGATATGGAGATTTCATCAACATATTCAAGGATAGTGACTCCCGAATCTGAGTTCTCTTCAATGCATCTTGTAGAGGTATCTAGAGGATGCCCGGCCAGGTGCAGGTTCTGTTTGCTTGGAAATTTTGGAGGAAAGCTCCGGTTTAAAAGCGCTAAGAAACTCCTCTCTCATATTGACAATGGACTTAGCTCAACATCAAAGGTCGGACTTATAACTTCATCAATGGCAGAGCACAAAGAGTTTTCCACCATTGCATCCGAGATTCTAAAACGAAGAATAGAAGTATCTTTTTCATCCATCAGATTCGCTGATCTTAAAGAGGAGTTTGTAGATTTCCTCATTAAGTGCGGGCAGAAGACAGTAACTCTTGCCCCGGAATGCGGCACAGACAGGATGAGGCAGATAGCCGGCAAAGAACTTGATGAAGATGAGATGATAGAAAAAATATGTATGCTGGGAAAGAGGGGGATAAAAAATATTAAGCTCTATTTCCTTGTCGGGTTGCCGGGAGAAACTGAAGAAGATGTCAGTGCCATAGTTTCCCTTGTTAAGAAGATAAGACATAATGGTGCAAAGCACTCAATAAGCTTAAACCTTTCCGTTAGTGCAAGCTCTTTTGTCCCAAAGCCTTTTACTCCTTTTCAATGGGCGCCAATGGATGATGTAAAAAGTCTTAAGGAAAAGCTCGGGTTTCTCACCCGCTCATTCGGTAAACTTGATGGTGTTGGATTTAGTTGCGACCTTCCCAAGTTTGCCCGCATACAGGGGATACTTTCAAGGGCTGACAGACGTGCAGGTCAGCTCCTGATTGATGTTTTAAAGCATGGCGGTGACTGGAACAGGGCATTGAGGGAATCGGAGGTTAACCCTGATTATTATGTAATGAGGGAACGCGATGAAGATGAGAAATTCCCCTGGGATTTTATAAACGCAGGAGTAAGCAGACGCGCGCTTTATATGAAGTATAAATCTGTGAAAAAAGATTTTTCTGCTACTTCAGATATTCGTTGA
- the gltA gene encoding NADPH-dependent glutamate synthase, with protein MSGNNLTPKERMQIQRQHMPEQDPLARNKNFEQVNLGLAEEIAIMEAKRCLQCKNPLCVTGCPVGVNIPEFIKLIAEGRLLEAAQKLKEKNSLPAVCGRVCPQEEQCEKPCILGKKGKPVGIGNLERFAADFEIAMGVAKVPPLPKSTGKRVAIVGSGPSGLTAAGELAKLGHGVTIFEALHKSGGVLIYGIPEFRLPKKILNVEVDYVKKLGVEIVNNYVVGKTETLDGLLSSGYHAAFIGTGAGLPYFMNIPGENLNGVYSANEYLTRVNLMKAYLFPEYDTPIFKGRNVAVVGGGNTAMDAVRTSKRLGAAHSYIIYRRSQAEMPARLEEVKHAEEEGIEFRLLTNPTKVIGDEKGWVNGIECLKMELGEPDASGRRKPVPVKGSEFIIDVDIVIIAIGNGANPLIPMTTKGIDTNRYGNITADPKSQATSKPGVFAGGDIVRGGATVILAMGDGKIAAQSINEYLK; from the coding sequence ATGAGCGGTAACAATCTTACACCTAAAGAAAGAATGCAGATCCAGAGGCAGCACATGCCTGAGCAGGATCCGCTTGCAAGAAATAAAAACTTTGAACAGGTAAACCTTGGATTAGCAGAAGAGATAGCAATAATGGAGGCAAAGAGGTGTCTTCAATGCAAAAATCCATTATGTGTGACAGGATGCCCCGTAGGAGTAAATATACCTGAATTTATAAAGCTTATCGCAGAAGGAAGACTTCTTGAGGCTGCACAGAAATTAAAGGAGAAAAATTCTCTCCCCGCAGTGTGCGGTCGAGTATGTCCGCAGGAAGAGCAGTGCGAAAAACCCTGCATCCTCGGCAAGAAAGGAAAGCCAGTAGGCATTGGAAACCTTGAACGCTTCGCGGCAGACTTCGAAATTGCAATGGGAGTTGCAAAGGTCCCGCCTCTGCCAAAATCCACAGGTAAAAGGGTTGCCATAGTCGGCTCAGGACCTTCTGGCTTAACAGCGGCAGGTGAGCTTGCCAAGTTAGGGCACGGAGTCACAATATTTGAAGCTCTTCATAAATCAGGAGGAGTTCTCATCTACGGAATCCCTGAGTTCAGGCTTCCAAAGAAAATACTCAATGTTGAAGTTGATTACGTAAAAAAACTTGGCGTAGAGATAGTAAATAATTATGTTGTCGGGAAAACTGAGACTCTGGACGGTCTTTTAAGCAGCGGCTATCATGCAGCCTTCATTGGAACAGGCGCAGGACTTCCTTATTTCATGAACATTCCGGGGGAGAATTTAAACGGCGTTTATTCCGCCAATGAATATCTGACAAGAGTAAACCTGATGAAGGCATATCTCTTCCCTGAATACGACACCCCCATATTCAAAGGAAGAAATGTAGCAGTAGTAGGCGGAGGAAACACGGCAATGGATGCAGTGAGGACCTCAAAGAGGCTCGGTGCTGCTCACTCATATATAATTTACAGGCGTTCGCAGGCTGAAATGCCGGCAAGACTCGAAGAGGTAAAGCATGCTGAAGAGGAAGGGATAGAGTTTAGGCTTCTTACCAATCCTACAAAAGTAATCGGAGATGAAAAGGGATGGGTAAACGGGATTGAATGCCTCAAGATGGAGCTTGGCGAGCCTGATGCGTCGGGAAGAAGAAAGCCGGTTCCGGTCAAGGGTTCTGAATTCATAATAGATGTTGATATAGTTATAATAGCAATCGGCAACGGCGCAAACCCGTTAATACCGATGACAACCAAAGGGATTGACACTAACCGCTACGGCAACATAACAGCAGATCCCAAAAGTCAGGCCACAAGCAAGCCCGGAGTTTTTGCCGGAGGCGACATAGTGCGAGGCGGAGCTACCGTCATACTCGCAATGGGTGACGGAAAGATAGCAGCACAGTCGATCAACGAATATCTGAAGTAG
- a CDS encoding sulfide/dihydroorotate dehydrogenase-like FAD/NAD-binding protein, producing the protein MFEVIEKKVLSPQVSLLKFKAPQIAKTRKAGQFIIFQIDETGERIPLTIADSDPDEGTVTLICQGVGKSTLKFNSLEKGESIMSLVGPLGKPSHIEKFGTTVCVGGGLGIAVVYPLAKALKEAGNRVLSIMGFRSKELMFMEDELKKISDELYITTDDGSYVRQGLVTDVLKELIEKGEKIDSVFAVGPVPMMRAVCELTRNHKINTVVSLNPVMVDGTGMCGACRVTIGGATKFVCVDGPEFDGHQIDFAELAKRQNFYRTEEKISLDKFNEHKKCWESEAKVK; encoded by the coding sequence ATGTTTGAAGTCATTGAAAAAAAAGTGTTATCTCCGCAGGTAAGTCTTCTTAAATTCAAAGCTCCTCAGATTGCCAAAACAAGGAAAGCCGGTCAGTTTATAATTTTCCAGATAGACGAGACTGGGGAAAGAATCCCTCTTACCATAGCCGACTCAGATCCTGACGAGGGGACAGTAACGTTAATCTGTCAGGGTGTAGGAAAATCTACCCTCAAGTTCAACTCCCTTGAGAAGGGTGAAAGTATAATGAGCCTTGTAGGACCTCTGGGCAAACCCTCCCATATAGAAAAATTCGGAACCACAGTCTGTGTCGGTGGAGGGCTCGGAATTGCAGTTGTCTATCCTCTTGCCAAGGCATTGAAGGAAGCGGGAAACCGCGTTCTCTCCATCATGGGCTTCCGCTCAAAGGAGCTCATGTTCATGGAGGATGAGCTTAAAAAAATCTCCGATGAACTTTATATCACAACCGACGACGGAAGCTACGTCAGACAGGGTCTTGTGACAGATGTTTTAAAAGAGCTTATAGAAAAGGGAGAAAAGATAGATTCCGTATTTGCGGTAGGCCCGGTACCCATGATGAGAGCGGTCTGCGAGCTTACAAGAAACCACAAAATAAATACTGTGGTGAGCTTAAATCCGGTAATGGTTGACGGCACAGGGATGTGCGGTGCATGTAGGGTAACCATCGGAGGAGCAACCAAATTTGTCTGCGTTGACGGACCTGAGTTTGACGGCCATCAGATTGACTTTGCAGAGCTTGCAAAAAGGCAGAATTTTTATAGAACAGAAGAGAAGATATCGCTGGATAAATTTAATGAACATAAGAAGTGCTGGGAAAGCGAGGCAAAAGTGAAATGA